The following proteins come from a genomic window of Lolium rigidum isolate FL_2022 chromosome 5, APGP_CSIRO_Lrig_0.1, whole genome shotgun sequence:
- the LOC124655259 gene encoding anthocyanidin reductase ((2S)-flavan-3-ol-forming)-like, with the protein MSAGGRKTACVTGGNGYIASALIKMLLQKGYSVKTTVRDPDDMEKNSHLIDLQSLGPLEIFRAELDIDGSFDEAVAGCDYAFLVAAPMNLNPENPEKDVVEPAVRGTLNVMKSCVRAGSVKRVILTSSIAAVSSRPLQGDGHVLDEESWSDVEFLRAFVKSGAWAYPVSKVLLEKEACRFALENGISLVTLCPVVTVGAAPTPKVQTSIPIILSLLSGDETMIETMKQIEMATGSIPMVHVDDLCRAEIFVAEEESARGRYICCSLNTTAKEIARFLAVTYPQYNVNIDRVADLGDRPRICVSSAKLIGEGFEYRYKTLEQIYDDVVDYAKATGILPA; encoded by the exons ATGTCGGCTGGTGGAAGGAAGACGGCATGCGTCACCGGAGGGAACGGTTACATCGCTTCAGCACTCATCAAGATGCTCCTTCAGAAGGGGTACTCTGTCAAGACGACAGTTAGAGACCCAG ATGACATGGAGAAGAACTCACACCTCATCGACTTGCAAAGCCTCGGTCCCTTGGAGATTTTCCGTGCCGAATTGGACATCGATGGCAGCTTCGACGAAGCAGTTGCCGGCTGCGACTACGCCTTCCTCGTTGCTGCTCCAATGAACCTAAACCCAGAGAATCCGGAG AAAGATGTGGTGGAGCCAGCGGTGCGGGGAACGCTAAACGTGATGAAGTCATGCGTGAGAGCCGGCAGCGTGAAGCGCGTGATCCTGACATCGTCGATAGCCGCCGTCTCCAGCAGGCCGCTGCAAGGCGACGGGCATGTGTTGGACGAAGAGTCTTGGTCCGATGTCGAGTTCCTCAGAGCCTTCGTCAAATCCGGTGCTTGG GCATACCCGGTGTCGAAAGTGCTGCTGGAGAAGGAAGCTTGCAGGTTCGCCCTGGAGAACGGCATCAGCTTGGTCACCCTCTGTCCCGTCGTCACCGTCGGCGCTGCGCCGACCCCCAAGGTCCAGACGAGCATCCCCATTATCCTCTCCTTGCTATCCG GAGATGAGACCATGATCGAAACCATGAAACAGATTGAGATGGCCACCGGCTCGATCCCGATGGTTCACGTTGACGACCTCTGCCGTGCCGAAATATTCGTCGCCGAGGAGGAGTCCGCGCGTGGACGGTACATATGTTGCAGCCTTAACACAACCGCCAAAGAGATCGCCCGTTTCCTGGCAGTTACCTACCCACAGTATAACGTGAACATTGACCG CGTCGCTGATCTGGGGGACAGGCCGAGGATCTGCGTTTCATCGGCGAAGCTCATCGGGGAAGGATTCGAGTACAGGTACAAGACCCTGGAGCAGATATACGACGACGTCGTCGACTACGCTAAGGCTACTGGGATCCTGCCGGCCTGA
- the LOC124655997 gene encoding 3beta-hydroxysteroid-dehydrogenase/decarboxylase-like: MSTESKWCAVTGGRGFMARHLVAALLRSGEWCVRITDLAPEATLDDAEKEGLLGAALRDGRAVYASTDVCDIAQLTRDFEGVDVVFHTAAADPSTNNIQLHYKVNLEGTRNVIDACKACKVKKLIYTSSCGVVFDGVHGLFDVDESVPYPEKFPDAYTRTKAEAERLVMKANDKDELLTCCIRPGTIFGPGDTVVPALVSCGGTMIIIGNGKNYDDFVYVENVVHAHICAEKTLSTEEGATKSGGKAYFITNMEPMNMWDFLYSILEKLGYKSISKIRIPSYILIPITHVLEWISDKLNKLYGMRQSDHMLTSSRIKYVTLNRTFNCNKATEELGYMPIVSLKEGVEITTKFYGHSRA; this comes from the exons ATGTCAACCGAGTCCAAGTGGTGTGCGGTCACCGGCGGGCGGGGATTCATGGCGAGGCATCTGGTGGCAGCGCTGCTCCGTTCAGGCGAGTGGTGCGTGCGCATCACAGACCTCGCCCCTGAAGCCACCCTCGACGACGCAGAGAAGGAGGGGCTCCTCGGCGCCGCCCTCCGCGATGGCCGTGCAGTCTACGCCTCAACGGACGTCTGCGACATAGCGCAACTGACCAGAG ATTTTGAAGGAGTGGATGTTGTTTTCCACACTGCTGCTGCAGATCCTTCAACGAAcaacatccaacttcattataaagtcaaCCTCGAAG GGACAAGGAATGTCATTGATGCTTGTAAGGCATGCAAGGTTAAGAAGCTCATATACACTAGTTCGTGTGGTGTGGTATTCGATGGCGTTCATGGCCTCTTCGACGTAGATGAATCAGTACCATATCCAGAAAAG TTTCCTGATGCATATACAAGAACAAAAGCAGAAGCAGAGAGGCTAGTGATGAAGGCAAACGACAAGGATGAGCTTCTAACATGTTGCATACGTCCTGGTACTATTTTTGGTCCTGGTGACACGGTAGTACCAGCTTTAGTTTCTTGTGGAGGAACGATG ATAATAATTGGCAATGGGAAGAATTATGATGACTTTGTGTATGTTGAGAATGTTGTCCATGCACATATATGTGCCGAGAAAACTCTTTCAACCGAAGAGGGAGCAACTAAGAGTGGAGGCAAA GCCTACTTCATAACTAATATGGAACCAATGAATATGTGGGACTTTTTATATTCCATTCTAGAAAAACTTGGATACAAAAG CATATCTAAAATAAGGATACCTTCGTATATTCTAATACCAATAACCCATGTGTTAGAGTGGATCTCAGATAAACTTAACAAACTCTATGGAATGCGTCAATCTGATCACATGCTTACATCCTCAAGGATAAAGTATGTAACACTAAATAGAACATTCAATTGCAACAAAGCAACTGAAGAACTCGGTTACATGCCGATTGTATCTCTCAAG GAAGGCGTAGAGATAACTACTAAATTTTATGGTCACTCGAGAGCATGA